The following are encoded in a window of Rhodospirillales bacterium genomic DNA:
- a CDS encoding CoA ester lyase: AAVLGCEGKWAIHPTQIDLANTLFSPSEAEVTKARRVIEAMEKAQKEGKGAVTLDGRLIDIASIRQAEVLVRKAEQVAKAKK, encoded by the coding sequence GCCGCGGTGCTCGGCTGCGAAGGCAAGTGGGCGATCCACCCGACGCAGATCGATCTCGCCAACACCCTGTTCAGCCCGAGCGAGGCGGAAGTAACCAAAGCACGCCGCGTGATCGAGGCGATGGAGAAAGCGCAGAAGGAAGGCAAGGGCGCGGTGACGCTGGACGGCCGCCTGATCGACATCGCATCCATCCGCCAAGCCGAAGTACTGGTGCGCAAGGCGGAGCAGGTGGCGAAAGCCAAGAAATAA
- a CDS encoding zinc transporter ZntB — protein MGKSGANSRRSPNPRPRAPRSRSMSKDDALAHAHILDGRGGARAVGWPEIEAWTPEQGVLWVHLDIDNPESRSWIEGEPGLGELVAAALTESETRPRSVAMRDGLLVILRGITHIPGPEPNQLVSLRMWLNEARIVSGRRWPLTSADMVRRALERNDGPHTSAALLVALAEHLTDSIAPAIDELEDTLDLVEAYLPEAKDTELANDLASVRRQAIQMRRHMGPQRDAIAHLLIERAPWLGEAERTQLREVREQASRHLEDLDATRERAQIAQDQLASRSRQQLQRTMYILAVVTAMFMPLTFITGLLGMNVGGIPGGHSPYGFAGVLAVMVAVFAGLYWAFRRLNLIRDNPPT, from the coding sequence ATGGGGAAAAGCGGTGCAAACTCAAGGCGTTCGCCGAACCCGAGGCCGCGCGCGCCCAGGAGCCGTTCCATGAGCAAAGACGACGCCCTCGCGCACGCCCATATCCTCGACGGCCGGGGCGGCGCCCGCGCCGTAGGCTGGCCCGAGATCGAAGCCTGGACTCCCGAACAAGGCGTACTTTGGGTTCACCTCGACATCGACAACCCCGAAAGCCGAAGCTGGATCGAAGGCGAGCCCGGTCTCGGCGAATTGGTCGCCGCGGCGCTGACCGAATCGGAAACCCGCCCGCGCAGCGTCGCGATGCGCGACGGACTCCTCGTTATCCTGCGCGGCATCACGCACATCCCTGGGCCCGAACCCAACCAGCTGGTGTCGCTGCGCATGTGGTTGAACGAAGCACGCATCGTTTCCGGTCGGCGCTGGCCGCTCACGTCGGCCGATATGGTGCGGCGCGCGCTCGAACGTAACGACGGCCCTCACACCAGCGCGGCACTTCTGGTCGCCCTCGCCGAACATCTGACCGACAGCATCGCGCCGGCGATCGATGAATTGGAGGACACGCTCGATCTGGTCGAGGCTTACCTCCCCGAAGCGAAGGACACGGAACTCGCGAACGACCTCGCCAGCGTGCGGCGTCAGGCGATCCAGATGCGGCGCCACATGGGCCCGCAACGCGACGCGATCGCGCATCTCCTGATCGAACGCGCGCCGTGGCTCGGCGAAGCGGAGCGGACCCAACTGCGCGAGGTGCGCGAACAAGCCTCCCGCCACCTTGAAGACCTCGATGCCACCCGCGAACGCGCCCAGATCGCCCAGGATCAGCTCGCCAGCCGCAGCCGCCAGCAGTTGCAGCGCACCATGTACATTCTCGCCGTGGTCACGGCCATGTTCATGCCGCTCACGTTCATCACCGGCTTGCTCGGAATGAACGTCGGCGGCATCCCGGGCGGGCACAGCCCTTACGGGTTCGCGGGTGTGCTGGCGGTGATGGTCGCCGTCTTCGCCGGGCTTTATTGGGCGTTCCGGCGCCTCAATTTGATTCGCGACAATCCACCGACCTGA